From the genome of Geothrix sp. 21YS21S-4, one region includes:
- a CDS encoding M1 family metallopeptidase: MRRPDPHSYYDSTQPKTRRLRLKLGVDFAEKRIDGEAILEFGRPGSGSLDLDTKGLEIRSVHVPGQGPIPWELGEADPILGNRLRIQLPPDAQEVAIAYRTAPDAMALQWLEPEQTEGKVAPYLFSQCQQIHARTMVPCQDTPTVRVSYQAEVTVPDGLTAVMSAGPTGDERTRDGRRVFRFAMPQPIPSYLLALAVGRLESRDLSPRARVWAEPETVEAAAWEFAGVEDMILKAEGLFGPYPWDRYDMLVLPPSFPYGGMENPRMTFLTPTLLAGDRSLVDVVAHELAHSWTGNLVTNAGMEHFWLNEGFTVWAERRILRILHGEDAAALGWATGQKALEESLARFKDQPQLTVLRMHLDGVDPDDAFSSIPYEKGARLVAALEREVGEERFLRFLREYMDAFRFTSITTEQFCTFAAAKLPGALEAVDARAYLDRPGMPATAPEFRSVQLDTLTVLAESWKDGGRPSLHQIASWKPSELLVYLQKLPRDLSVADCAWLDEHFHLMGRGNHEILVEWLTLAAAADYEPAFSKIREVLTRVGRMKYLRPLYGALGRHARTRTLAREIFAAASPGYHGLSRRVVQSVLEAYAA, encoded by the coding sequence ATGCGCCGTCCCGATCCGCATTCCTACTACGATTCCACGCAGCCGAAGACCCGGCGCCTCCGCCTGAAGCTGGGGGTGGATTTCGCCGAGAAGCGGATCGACGGCGAGGCGATCCTCGAATTCGGCCGACCCGGCTCCGGCTCCCTGGACCTCGACACCAAGGGATTGGAGATCCGGAGCGTCCATGTCCCGGGCCAGGGCCCCATCCCCTGGGAACTGGGGGAGGCCGATCCCATCCTCGGCAACCGCCTCCGCATCCAACTGCCGCCGGATGCCCAGGAAGTGGCCATCGCCTACCGCACGGCCCCGGACGCCATGGCCCTCCAGTGGCTGGAGCCGGAGCAGACCGAAGGGAAGGTCGCGCCCTACCTGTTCAGCCAGTGCCAGCAGATCCACGCGCGGACCATGGTCCCCTGCCAGGACACGCCCACGGTGCGGGTGTCCTACCAGGCCGAGGTGACCGTCCCTGACGGCCTCACCGCCGTGATGTCCGCCGGCCCGACCGGGGACGAGCGCACCCGCGACGGCCGCCGCGTGTTCCGCTTCGCCATGCCCCAGCCCATCCCGTCCTACCTCCTGGCCCTGGCCGTGGGACGGCTGGAATCCCGCGACCTCAGTCCCCGCGCGCGGGTGTGGGCCGAGCCGGAAACGGTGGAGGCCGCCGCCTGGGAATTCGCGGGCGTGGAGGACATGATCCTCAAGGCGGAGGGCCTGTTCGGACCCTATCCCTGGGACCGCTACGACATGCTGGTCCTGCCCCCCTCCTTCCCCTACGGCGGGATGGAAAACCCCCGCATGACCTTCCTCACGCCCACCCTGCTGGCCGGGGACCGCAGCCTGGTGGACGTGGTCGCCCACGAGCTGGCCCACAGCTGGACCGGCAACCTCGTGACCAACGCCGGGATGGAGCACTTCTGGCTGAACGAGGGCTTCACCGTGTGGGCCGAGCGCCGGATCCTGCGCATCCTCCACGGGGAGGACGCCGCCGCCCTGGGCTGGGCCACGGGCCAGAAGGCCCTGGAGGAGAGCCTCGCGCGATTCAAGGACCAGCCGCAGCTCACGGTCCTGCGGATGCACCTGGACGGCGTGGATCCCGACGACGCCTTCTCCAGCATCCCGTATGAAAAGGGCGCCCGCCTGGTGGCGGCCCTGGAGCGGGAGGTCGGCGAGGAGCGCTTCCTCCGCTTCCTCCGCGAATACATGGACGCCTTCCGCTTCACCTCGATCACCACCGAGCAGTTCTGCACCTTCGCGGCGGCCAAGCTGCCCGGCGCGCTGGAGGCCGTGGACGCCCGCGCCTACCTCGACCGCCCCGGCATGCCCGCCACCGCGCCCGAGTTCCGCAGCGTCCAGCTCGACACCCTCACGGTGCTGGCGGAGAGCTGGAAGGACGGCGGCCGGCCCAGCCTCCATCAGATCGCCAGCTGGAAGCCCTCGGAACTGCTGGTCTACCTCCAGAAGCTGCCCCGCGACCTGTCCGTCGCCGACTGCGCGTGGCTGGACGAGCACTTCCACCTGATGGGCCGCGGCAACCACGAGATCCTGGTGGAGTGGCTCACCCTGGCCGCCGCCGCCGACTACGAGCCCGCCTTCTCCAAGATCCGCGAGGTCCTCACCCGCGTGGGCCGGATGAAATACCTGCGCCCCCTCTACGGCGCCCTGGGCCGCCACGCCCGCACCCGCACCCTGGCGCGCGAGATCTTCGCCGCCGCCAGCCCCGGCTACCACGGCCTCTCCCGGCGCGTCGTGCAGTCCGTGCTCGAAGCCTACGCCGCCTAG
- a CDS encoding OPT family oligopeptide transporter produces MSHGSDPQEIKGLPANARRELAPGESYVPLVPQDGMPEVTPRAITMGLIFCAIFSMAAAYLALKLGQGIEAAIPIAILAVGLSRFFPRKNTILENVIVQSIGANSSHVVSGAAFTIPALYILAQTPGSGVPTPTLWQVVLVSFLGGCIGILFLVPLRHHFMVENHGIFPWPEATATAEILVTGEKAGNQAKELAIAAFIGAAYDGITSIFRGMGEYLRLEHVWVGRALREKFMSFNFLNSAATLGIGYIIGLKYSAVIAAGSFFSMFVLVPLFHAIGQYVPMVVAPGTKLIADMTPEQVFFAYIRIVGVGAIAGAGVMGVLASMPNMIRSIISNLKALKNRDAAAESATAARTDRSLGGSMVAVGLVTCTVGTLAFLSFGLGIKQALMPALVATLVVMIIAFFFAPVAARAIATIGTNPISGMTMLTLVITGVLMLKLHFTGGYGMFLTMMVGGIVCTALAASGAFSTDLKIGHWIGATPARQIAWKFVGTFVAALFTGIAMWLMAKQVNLDGTMALGTSIPAPQASAMKAILEGIFGTASMPLRWYAFGLGVMLSIVLRMVELPALGFALGMYLPIELNTPLFLGGLLAHWVNRPKAGTSEADAKARENRGVLIASGLMAGGAIMGVVASFIKLKWTEGFPLLSAHQAEGALGEWIGVLALVALCLYVVVYSRQAKGEA; encoded by the coding sequence ATGTCCCACGGATCCGATCCCCAGGAAATCAAGGGCCTGCCCGCCAATGCGCGGCGGGAGCTGGCGCCCGGCGAGAGCTACGTCCCCCTGGTGCCCCAGGACGGGATGCCCGAAGTCACGCCCCGCGCCATCACGATGGGCCTCATCTTCTGCGCCATCTTCAGCATGGCGGCGGCCTACCTCGCCCTGAAGCTGGGCCAGGGGATCGAAGCCGCCATCCCCATCGCCATCCTCGCCGTGGGCCTCAGCCGGTTCTTCCCGCGGAAGAACACGATCCTGGAGAACGTGATCGTCCAGAGCATCGGCGCCAACAGCAGCCATGTGGTGAGCGGCGCCGCCTTCACCATCCCCGCCCTCTACATCCTGGCCCAGACGCCCGGCAGCGGCGTGCCCACGCCCACCCTGTGGCAGGTGGTCCTGGTGAGCTTCCTGGGCGGGTGCATCGGGATCCTGTTCCTGGTCCCCCTGCGCCACCACTTCATGGTGGAGAACCACGGGATCTTCCCCTGGCCCGAAGCCACCGCCACCGCGGAGATCCTGGTGACCGGCGAGAAGGCCGGCAACCAGGCCAAGGAACTCGCCATCGCCGCCTTCATCGGCGCCGCCTACGACGGCATCACCTCGATCTTCCGCGGCATGGGCGAGTACCTGCGCCTGGAGCACGTGTGGGTGGGCCGGGCGCTGCGCGAGAAGTTCATGTCCTTCAACTTCCTGAACAGCGCGGCCACGCTGGGCATCGGCTACATCATCGGGCTGAAGTACTCCGCCGTGATCGCCGCCGGCTCCTTCTTCAGCATGTTCGTCCTCGTGCCCCTCTTCCACGCCATCGGCCAGTACGTGCCCATGGTGGTGGCGCCGGGCACGAAGCTCATCGCCGACATGACGCCGGAGCAGGTGTTCTTCGCCTACATCCGGATCGTCGGCGTGGGCGCCATCGCGGGCGCGGGCGTCATGGGCGTGCTGGCCTCCATGCCCAACATGATCCGCAGCATCATCAGCAACCTCAAGGCGCTGAAGAACCGCGACGCGGCGGCCGAATCCGCCACCGCGGCCCGCACCGACCGCAGCCTCGGCGGATCCATGGTCGCCGTGGGGCTCGTCACCTGCACCGTGGGGACCCTCGCCTTCCTCAGCTTCGGGCTGGGGATCAAGCAGGCGTTGATGCCCGCGCTGGTGGCCACCCTGGTGGTGATGATCATCGCCTTCTTCTTCGCGCCCGTCGCGGCGCGGGCCATCGCCACCATCGGCACCAACCCCATCAGCGGCATGACCATGCTGACCCTCGTCATCACCGGCGTCCTGATGCTCAAGCTGCACTTCACCGGCGGCTACGGGATGTTCCTCACCATGATGGTGGGCGGCATCGTGTGCACGGCCCTGGCCGCCTCCGGCGCCTTCAGCACCGACCTCAAGATCGGCCACTGGATCGGCGCCACCCCGGCCCGCCAGATCGCCTGGAAGTTCGTGGGCACCTTCGTGGCGGCCCTGTTCACGGGCATCGCCATGTGGCTGATGGCCAAGCAGGTGAACCTCGACGGCACCATGGCCCTGGGCACCTCCATCCCCGCTCCCCAGGCCAGCGCCATGAAGGCCATCCTCGAAGGCATCTTCGGCACCGCGTCCATGCCCCTCCGCTGGTACGCCTTCGGCCTGGGCGTCATGCTGTCCATCGTCCTGCGGATGGTGGAACTGCCCGCCCTGGGCTTCGCCCTGGGGATGTACCTCCCCATCGAGCTGAACACGCCCCTCTTCCTCGGCGGCCTCCTGGCCCACTGGGTGAACCGGCCCAAGGCGGGCACCTCCGAAGCGGACGCCAAGGCCCGGGAGAACCGCGGCGTCCTGATCGCCAGCGGCCTCATGGCCGGCGGCGCCATCATGGGCGTGGTCGCCAGCTTCATCAAACTGAAGTGGACTGAAGGCTTCCCCCTGCTCAGCGCCCACCAGGCCGAAGGCGCCCTCGGCGAATGGATCGGCGTCCTGGCCCTCGTGGCCCTCTGCCTCTACGTGGTCGTCTACAGCCGGCAGGCGAAGGGCGAGGCGTAG
- a CDS encoding inositol monophosphatase family protein, which yields MFDAQREACEAAAQAGGKVLLSYFRKLDPATIEEKTKNDVVSEADRASEAAIRAELGFRFPQYGFLGEEGGGSGNEEIRWIVDPLDGTLNFVQGFPHWCVSVALWDAEGAVVGCVLDPLREDCFTAVRGGGATWNGRPMRVSQQAGLDGAFLATGFAYQLGDRWPRFNAALNRVFPRAKGIRRAGSAALDLAHVACGIYDGYFELGLKPWDLAAGVLLVREAGGALTDWEGGQGWFDSGNLAVGPRGVQSELVAELVK from the coding sequence ATGTTCGATGCTCAACGCGAGGCCTGCGAGGCCGCGGCCCAGGCCGGCGGGAAGGTGCTGCTCTCCTATTTCCGGAAGCTGGATCCCGCCACTATCGAGGAAAAGACCAAGAACGACGTCGTGAGCGAGGCGGACCGGGCCTCCGAAGCGGCCATCCGCGCCGAGCTGGGCTTCCGCTTTCCCCAGTACGGCTTCCTCGGCGAAGAGGGCGGCGGCTCCGGGAACGAGGAGATCCGCTGGATCGTCGATCCCCTGGACGGGACGCTGAACTTCGTCCAGGGCTTCCCCCACTGGTGCGTCTCCGTGGCCCTGTGGGATGCCGAAGGTGCCGTCGTCGGCTGCGTCCTCGATCCCCTGCGAGAGGATTGCTTCACGGCGGTGCGCGGTGGGGGCGCCACCTGGAACGGCCGCCCCATGCGCGTTTCCCAACAGGCGGGCCTGGACGGCGCCTTCCTCGCCACCGGCTTCGCCTATCAATTGGGGGACCGTTGGCCGAGGTTCAACGCCGCCCTGAACCGCGTGTTCCCCCGCGCCAAGGGCATCCGCCGCGCCGGCAGCGCCGCCCTGGATTTGGCCCACGTCGCCTGCGGGATCTACGACGGCTACTTCGAGCTGGGCCTCAAACCCTGGGACCTCGCCGCCGGCGTCCTGTTGGTGCGGGAGGCCGGCGGCGCGCTGACTGACTGGGAGGGCGGGCAGGGGTGGTTCGACAGCGGGAATCTGGCCGTGGGCCCGCGGGGCGTGCAGTCGGAATTGGTGGCCGAACTGGTCAAGTGA
- a CDS encoding NifU family protein, with the protein MPKVINIEPTPNPDALKFLVHPAILRAGSRSFKDFGAAVGDPLGSSLFGLGKVTSVFYMDRFVTVNKEPSAEWSDLIDPICEAIEDLRLPESDTGDLAAKTTGGDADATLERINHLLDTRIRPGLAGDGGGLEVISFDGQTLQISYHGACGSCPSSTSGTLRYIEGLLQEEISPSLRVVSW; encoded by the coding sequence ATGCCCAAGGTCATCAACATCGAACCCACGCCCAATCCCGACGCCCTGAAGTTCCTGGTGCATCCGGCCATCCTGCGGGCGGGCTCGCGGTCCTTCAAGGACTTCGGCGCTGCCGTGGGCGACCCCCTCGGCTCCAGCCTGTTCGGCCTGGGTAAGGTCACGTCCGTCTTCTACATGGATCGGTTCGTGACGGTGAACAAGGAGCCCTCCGCCGAGTGGAGCGACCTCATCGACCCCATCTGCGAGGCCATCGAGGACCTGAGGTTGCCGGAGAGCGACACCGGCGATCTGGCCGCCAAGACGACCGGCGGGGACGCCGACGCGACCCTGGAGCGGATCAACCACCTACTCGATACCCGGATCCGCCCCGGCCTGGCCGGCGACGGCGGCGGCCTGGAGGTGATCTCCTTCGACGGCCAGACCCTCCAGATCAGCTACCACGGGGCCTGCGGCTCCTGCCCCTCCTCCACCAGCGGGACGCTCCGGTACATCGAGGGCCTCCTCC